CGTCCTCACCGCAGATGGATCCCCCTTTGCTTCCTTCCTTCCTGTTACCCTGCTCAGATTCTGTTTTTCTGTTGCTCTTCTAACCGTGCTTCCCGGGCGGCCGTTGTTCTGAACCTGATGCTTGTTGGTTGGTTGCTATCAGGGGCGAGTTCCGCGAGGAGTTCAAGCAGAAGAACCCCAAGAACAAGTCCGTCGCCGCCGTAAGTTCCATCCAAATTTATCCCCTCTCCCGATTTGCTCTGTGTACCAGCATGTAGTACAAATTTATCTGCCAGGTGCTGTAGGTTGGTAATTCTAGAAAAAATTTAGGTGCTATAGATTGGATCATGATCTGGGAACTGATTAGTTGCTTCCGCTGTGATTTTTCACTCAGGTCGGCAAAGCGGCCGGTGAGAGGTGGAAGAGCTTGAGCGAATCGGTGAGCTTTTGTACCTGACCCTGCTTCTGATTAACCCTAGCTTGTTAGGTTTGCCCGATTTGTCTGTCGATGTGTATGGATGTGTATGCTGACACGCAACTTCTGTGGGTTTGCTTTGCAGGAAAAGGCCCCCTATGTGGCCAAGGCCAACAAGCTCAAGGGCGAGTACAACAAGGCCATTGCTGCCTACAACAAGGGCGAGGTAGTGACTTGCCGAACCCACCCTGCGATTTAACCTTGCTGCTTTGTCTGATTGATGATGTTTGACTGAGCTAATCTTTGCTCTGTGGTTTGTTTGTTCAgagcgctgctgctgctgccccaAAGAAGGCTGCGGCCAAGGAggtagaggaggaagatgaggaggaatcTGACAAGTCCAAGTCGGAGAtcaatgacgacgatgatgatgagggcAGCGATGAGGTATAAACTACACAACATCCTGTATACCGTCTCTTGAATTAGCTTATGGTACTTGCTAGGCATGCTTATTGCTTGACCAGAATGCTGCATTATTCCTTAGCTGTAGATTGTAAGTGTAGATTGATGGTATTGGGTTGAAGGCCTGAGGCTGTAGTAGGCAATTAGAACAACCACCTGTTAAGTAAGATCTGTTGTAGTGCATGTTCTGAACATAAGCCTGTGCTGAACATTGCAGGACGAGGACGATGACGAGTGAAGAAGACGCATCTTGTCAAGGCTGCTCCGGCGGACAAGTCGGGAGCTGCTGTGCGAGAACGGACCTGAGCATCTCCACTAGAATTATCCCAAGTTTCACTTCACATCGTGATGTTGTTTTACCTTTTTCCTGTCATTGTCCTGCTATAACGGATAGCGCTCCCTgttggcgccgccgccggcggggATGCCCTAGTGGTGGAGGGTGTATGTCCTCTTCCGCGGGGTGCCCCTGCTTGTACCTAGATGGTTACTCTTTCCGTCCACTGTCACCGGCTAACATTGTGATAATATCAGTCTGGGTAATGTTAGATTAAGCTGTTGTCCTCCCCTGCCATGCATTCGCGTGTATGATTTGTTCCTTATGCTTGCTTGGTTGGTTCTGTGATTGCTGCTGCCCTTTTGCAAGTGTTGGTGGCATGGCTGCTGCGCTGTGATGTGCTGTGCTGTGCTTGGTACTCTAACAACTTTGTAGGTTAAATTCGTTGCCGTGTATGCCCTGTGCTGCAGTGCCATGCTGCTGTGCGAGTGGTATTCTTGTTTTGAAATGGCTTAGTATTGAACATCATTTTGGTAAGGAGGTGGTATTCTATAGGAAAAATTAAATTCCTATGAACGCATTCTCCTTGTCTTCCACTTTCCATATAGATTATAATGAACTCGAATGAAAAATAAAAATCTTATGATGGATTTAAGATGCACGTCATCTCGTTTTGACATGGACTAGCTGGGTGGAGTGATTGGTTGGTCGTGGACAATCTTGTTCACCTTGCTTTCAAAATTACAGGCCTGCATGTTTGCTGGTAGTTGTAGTACCAATTATAGCGAAATCTTTCTATTTGATTGGCGTTGGTACATGGAACAGTGCATGGAACAAGCACATGTTGGTGCCCAGCCAATCATCGATCGGCCACTGGACTCGGACCACAGATCCTTGCAACTCGAAAGAACGAAGTACTTCCGTCGTGGTTCTGTATTCCAATGTCAAAACTCTCAAGACGTTGGAG
This portion of the Triticum dicoccoides isolate Atlit2015 ecotype Zavitan chromosome 7A, WEW_v2.0, whole genome shotgun sequence genome encodes:
- the LOC119328568 gene encoding HMG1/2-like protein encodes the protein MKGAKSKGAAKADAKLAVKSKGAEKPAAKGKKGKAGKDPNKPKRAPSAFFVFMGEFREEFKQKNPKNKSVAAVGKAAGERWKSLSESEKAPYVAKANKLKGEYNKAIAAYNKGESAAAAAPKKAAAKEVEEEDEEESDKSKSEINDDDDDEGSDEDEDDDE